DNA from Paraburkholderia sp. PGU19:
CAATTTTACGGCCTTTGCAGTGAAAGTGCTCGATGGGGCCGTCGAGCGCGGCACGTCCGAGCGTTATTTCGCGGACCTCGTCGATGAAGTCGTGGGCTTCGAGGCCACACGCGCGTTCGCGGCTTTCGAGGACCCTGGCATGCGCTCGCGCAGTCAGGTGCTTGCAAGATTGAACCACGAGTTCATGGACGTCTGCGCACGACTGCACGCGCTGCATCAGTTGAGAAAGCGCCTGCGCGACAACCCGTCTGTCCAGGCCGTGCAAGCGACTGCGCCGTATTTTCACGAGCTTTCGCAATTGCTCGGCGTGCACAAAGAGCGCCGATTCGATTCATCCGATGCCGCCCGCATCGCGATCAGACTCAAAGCCTTCCAGGCGACGCTGCCCGCCAGAATGCGCGCCACACGCCGTCCGCTGGAATCGGACGAGCCGCAGTGTCTACCCGATTTCGATACCGCTGGCGAATTGCTGTATCGCTTCGTAGTCGAGTTCATCCGCTATATCGACACGTACGCATCGCTGGAGACCAATCACAATCCGGCGCGCGAGCGGCCGCCCGTGCGCTACGTCAGCCGGACCAACGCGTTCGTGGTCGCCTGCACGTTCGCGCGCACGGCGGCGGTCGTCGGTGTGGTCAGCTGGTTCTGGATCGCGACGGACTGGCCGAGCGGCGGCATGGCCGTGATCGGTGCAGCGCTCACGTGCGCGCTGACTTCATCGGCGCCGAACCCCGTCAAGCTCGCGCTGCAGATGTCGGTCGGCGCGGCGTGCGCGACGATCGCCGGCTATCTGGTCACGTGCTATGTCTATCCCGCCGTCGATGGTTTCCCGCTGCTGTGCGCGATGCTCGCGCCCGTGCTCGCCGTCGGCACTTTCTTCGCGTCGCGGACGAAGACAGCGGGTTACGGCGTCGGCTTCACGGTCTTTTTCTGCCTGCTCGCCGCGCCCGACAACGTCGTCGTCTACGCGCCCGATCTGCTGATCAACAACGGCGTAGCGATCGTCGTGTCGATGCTCGTGACGGCCATCGGCGCCGCGATCGTGTTCCCGGTGCAGATGCCCTGGCTGATCGCGCGTATCGAAGGGGACTTGCGCAGCCAGGTCACGCTGGCATGCACGGCGCCGCTCGCGGGTCTCGCGCAGCGCTTCCAGTCGAGCACGCACGATCTGATGCACCAGTTGCGCATGCTGTTGCCGAAGCGCTCGCGACGCCATCGCAACGCGCTCAGGTGGATGCTCGTCACGCTCGAAGTCGGCCACGCGGCTATCGATCTACGCAGCGAGATCGAGCGCGCCACCTACGCAAGCGATGCGCATGTCCGATGGAAGCCGTCGCTCGATCGCGTCACGCGCGACCTCGCGCAACTATTCGAGCGGCCCGACAACGCGCATGTCGAGCGAACGCAAATCTCCGTGCGTGCGGCGATGCGGGTCGTTCAGCAAGTGCTGGAAGCCGTCCATGCGGACCGCGAGAAGCGTCACGATCAGCAGCGCATCCTCAGTTGCCTGCATTTCATCCGCACGGCGCTGCTCGACAAAGGCGCGCCATTCGACACGCGTTGATCCCCGACACGTCTTCATCAGCACAATCGACACAACAGTGTTTTTCGCCGGCACGACGCGCCGCACACGCGCGAAACCCCCGCCCAAACCGATCTTGCCGCAACCAGGAAGAATGCCTTCCAGCCGTCCCTCTTAATCCGCGCCGACCTCAGTCATATATTGGAACCACTGCTTACGCAGCCATTGAAACAACTGGAGAGATTGAAATGAAAGCGCTGAAGTTGGTCCTGATTGCCTGTTCGTTGTCCGCTGCGGCGCTTGCGCACGCGCAGACGGCGCCGGCGGACGAAAGCGCGCAACAGGTCGCACAGACGAACGCAGCACGCGTCGCGCAACCCGAAGCGCAGCGTCCCGTCGCGAAACGGGCGAAGAAGGCCGATGAGTGTGTCGGTCCCGTGAGCTACTGCGTGATGTATTTCGGTAGCTGACCAGAGCGGCACCGCGCAGCCGCCTGAAACATCGGGCGGAATGAGCGGAAATCGAGCGACAGCCGGACGACGCACACCGACAACAAGACGTGCACTCCGGCTTTCGCGAGCGTGACATCGGAGAGACTTTCATCATGTACGAAGACCGGATTCGCTGTGCCGCAGTGCGCGGCAAGATCACCTCGGCGGCGCAGGCAGCGCTGCTGATCGACAATGGCATGCGCGTCGGCGCGAGCGGCTTCACGCGCGCGGGCGATGCGAAGGCGGTGCCCGTTGCGCTGGCCGAACGCGCGCGCAGCGAAGACAAGCCGCTGCGGATCACGTTGATAACGGGCGCGTCGCTGGGGCACGGTGTCGATAGTCTGTTGACGGATGCTGGCGTGCTCGCGCGCCGTCTGCCGTTCCAGGTCGACAACACGTTGCGCAAGGCGATCAATCGCGGCGACGTGATGTTCGTCGACCAGCATCTGTCGGAGACGGTCGAAATGCTGCGCGCCGGTCAGCTCGGCAAGCTCGACGTCGCGATCATCGAAGCCGTCGCGATCACCGAGACGGGCGGCATCGTGCCGACCACATCAGTCGGCAATTCCGCGAGCTTCGCGATTCTCGCCGACAAGGTGATCGTCGAAATCAATCTGGCGCAGCCGCTCGCGCTCGAAGGTCTGCACGACATCTGGATTCCGGGCCGCCGTCCGCATCGCGATCCGCTGCCCGTCGTGCGCCCGAGCGATCGCGTGGGCACGACGGCGATCGAGATTCCGCCCGAGAAGATTGCCGCTATCGTCATCACTGACAAGCCCGACAGCCCGTCGACCGCATTGCCCGCCGACGAAGACACGGCGCTGATCGCAGGCCATCTGATCGACTTTCTGCAGCATGAAGTCGCGCATGGACGCATGCCGTCGCCGTTGCCGCCGTTGCAGGCCGGCATCGGCACGATTGCGAATGCGGTGCTGGCCGGCTTCGCCGATTCGCCGTTCGAGCCGTTCACGATTTACTCGGAAGTCCTGCAGGATTCGACCTTCGATCTGATGGACGCCGGCAAGGTCACATTTGCGTCGGGCGCGTCGATCACGTTGACGGAAAAGCGCCAGGCGCAGGTGTTCGGCGATCTCGCGCGCTATCGCGACCGGCTCGTGCTGCGTCCGCAAGAGGTCAGCAATCATCCGGAAGTGATTCGCCGCCTGGGTCTGATCGCGCTGAACACGGCGCTTGAATTCGACATCTACGGCAACGTGAATTCGACGCATGTCGGCGGCACGCACATGATGAATGGCATCGGCGGTTCGGGCGACTTCGCGCGCAATGCATCGTGCGCGATCTTCGCGACGAAATCGATCGCGAAGGAAGGCGCGATTTCGAGCGTCGTGCCGATGGTGCCGCACGTGGACCACAACGAGCACGATGTCGATATCGTCGTGACGGAGATTGGTCTTGCGGACCTGCGCGGACTCGCGCCGCGCGAACGGGCGTCGCTGATCATCGACAAGTGCGTGCATCCGCTGTATCGCGATCTGCTGCGTGACTACTATCGCGACGCGCTGCGCTTCGGCGGGCAGACGCCGCACGTGCTGCGCGAAGCGTTCACATGGCACGCGCGCTTCCAGGAAACGGGATCGATGTTGCCGGAGCGAAACGTCACAGTGTGACGTAATTGAACTGACGGACGTCAGGTGCCGCCGCCGACCAGACGCAAACGCGTGATCTCCGACGGCGCGCCCAGACGCTTGGGCGGTCCCCAATACCCGGTCCCACGGCTCGTATAGACCCACAGGTCGTCGAGCCGCGAAAGACCGGCCACGAAAGGTTGTTGCAGCCGCACCGCGAAATTCCACGGGAAGAACTGGCCGCCATGGGTATGGCCGGAGAGTTGCAGCGTGAAGCCCGCATCGGCGGCGGCTTCCGCCGAACGCGGCTGATGCGCGAGCAGCACCTTGATCTGCACGTCGCCAGGCGCGCCTTCAAGCGCCGCAGCAGGGTCGCTCTCGTGCGCGGGATCGAAATGCCCCGCGGAAAAATCGGTGACACCCGCGATCACCGCCTGCGCGCCATCGTGCTCGACGACGACATGTTCGTTGAGCAGCACATGCAGGCCGAGCCGCTGAAACTCGGCGATCCATGCATGGGCGCCCGAATAGTATTCGTGATTCCCCGTCACCAGATACGCGCCATGCCGCGCGCTCAGCCGCGACAGCGGCCGCGTGTGATCGGCGAGATGCTCGACGCTGCCGTCCACGACATCGCCCGTCACCGCGATCAGATCCGGCTCGAGCCGGTTCACGGCATCGACGATCGCGTCGACATAACCGCGCTTGATGGTCGGCCCAACGTGAATGTCGCTGATCTGCACGATCGTGAAGCCATCGAGCGCGTGCGGCAGGTCTTTGATCGGCACGTCGATCGACACGACTCGCGCGCGGCGCCGCGCATTGAAAAAGCCGATGGCCGTCGACAGCAGCGCGAGCAGCGGCACCGCGATCGCGCTATCGATCTCCCAGCCCGCCGGGTTCACCGCCTCCGGCGAGATCGCGTGAACGATCATCACGACGAGCAGCAGCAACTCGCGCGCGAAAGTCAGCACGAGCAGCGACGAAAAGAGACCCAGCGCGATCAGCCCCGCCCACGCGAGCCTGTCGCCTAGCGGTTGCCGCTGGAGCGAGCGCGCGATCATGCCGACAGGAATCAGCAGCACGGACAGCACGAGCCACAGCGCGCACAGCCCTTTCACGGCGGCATCGACGGGCAGCTCGGGAATGATCCGGATGCCGACATACACATGCAGCAGGATGCCGATGGCAATGATCCGGACGAAAAACGATAGGCGGCGCATAGGTGGAAGTTGGGCGCGGATCGCGCGGAAGGTGAGTCGCAGAAAGCACACGCCGTTGCAGAGCGGCGGCCAATCATTCTACAAGCAGTTCAGGGCGCTTGCCGAAGCCGTACGGACATGTCGAGGCGCGGGCAACATGTGGGCGTTGCAATGCAGCATACGTGCTGTAAGTTGTTCGTCATGCCGATTAAATGCTTATTAAATGGCTATTGAATTGAACGCATGAACGGACTATTCTGGAATTGAGCGTGACTGCCGGCGGCAGGCCTCGCGTCCCGTTCCCGGTATCCCGGGCGCGCGAGTCACTCCTCTGCAGGTGGCGGCTGCGCCTGATCGCCCAATCGGTTTGCAGTTTGGGGGAGACGAATGATGAAAACGACAAGGTTCGCGCATCGCGAGCATCACATCGGTTACGAAGGCAGTCACGTGATGCTGCCGATGGTCGTGCTGTCGCTGATGGCGCTTGGCGTCTACTACGGCGTCCGGTACATCGACTTTTCCGAACTGGGGCGCACCGCGCTCTTCTATGTCGTGATGGTGTTCGTCGCGCTCGGCGTGGCGGGCCTGTTCGGCGTGGTTGGGGCGTGGCTGCGATCGCGCGGCGACGAGGCGGAAGAGGGTTTTTGCTTCGTCGGCGCGCTGATCGGCGCGATCGTGTTCTACGTCGCGCTGATTGCAAGCTGACGCTGCCCGGCGCGCGGCGGCAGTGGGCAACGCCAGTCGGCGTCAGACGATTTGCGCCGCTTCGTCGAACGTAAAGCGCGGGCTGCGCGGGAACAGCTTCGACGTGTCGCCGTAGCCGAGATTGATCAGGAAGTTCGACCGGACCGTCGTGTCCGCGAAAAACCCGGCATCCACTTTCGCCTTGTCGAAGCCGGACATCGCGCCCGTGTCGAGGCCGAGCGCACGGGCGGCCATGATCAGGTAGCCGCCTTGCAGCGTCGAGTTGCGAAAGGCGGTTTCGGCGATCGCGGCTTCGTTGCCCGCGAACCAGCTGCGCGCATCGGCGTGCGGGAAGAGCTTCGGCAGATGGTCGTAAAAGGCCATGTCCATGCCGACGATCACCGTGACGGGCGCGGCCATCGTCTTTTCCAGATTGCCTGCCGACAGCGCGAGACTCAGCCGCGCCTTGCCTTCGGGCGTCTTCACGAACACGAAACGCGCCGGGCTCGAATTGGCCGAGGTCGGGCCGAGCAGAACGAGGTCGACCAGTTGCCTGAGAAGCGCATCGTCGACGGGCCGAGGCAGCCAGCCATTGTGCGTGCGCGCGGTGCGGAAAAGTTGATCGAGAGCGTCGTCGGAAAGAATCATGATGATGGGCTGAAGGACGAAAAGTCGAATGAAAAGGCAAGCTGGCGGATGACCCGCTGCCGCAGCGCGTTCGATAATACCCGCTGTTTCCTGTGAGGAGAGGTTTCGCGCGCGCTATGCGGTGTGGTGCGCTCGCGATTGCAACGTAATGTCCGCCGATCTGTTCGACGATTTGCCTACGCCCGATGTGGCGTGGTTCCCCGACTGGCTCGCGCCCGACGCCGCCGCCGCGCTGCTCGCGCGCATCGTCGACGAAGTCGCCTGGCAGCAGGATTCGATGTTCACGCCCGCTGGCCGCGTGCCGTTGCCGCGCCTGACCGCGTGGCAGGGCGAACCCGATGCCGTCTATGTCTACTCGGGCATCCGCAACGTGCCGTCGCCGTGGACGCCCGCCATCGCGGAGTTGAGAGCCGCCGTCGAAGCGACTTGCGGCGTGCCGTTCAATAGCGTGCTGCTCAACCGCTATCGAAGCGGCGCGGACAGCATGGGCTGGCATGCGGACCGCGAGCCCGAACTCGGTCGAGAGCCGGTGATCGCGTCCGTGAGTCTCGGCGCGACGCGACGCTTCGATCTGCAGCACAACAAGACCCACGTCGTGCAGTCTTATCCGTTGAGGGGCGGCAGCCTGCTCGTGATGCGCGGACGGACACAGGCCGAGTGGCGGCATCGCGTGCCGAAAGAGCCGAAAGTGCAGGGCGAACGCGTGAACCTGACCTTTCGCTTCGTGACGCCCGGACGCTAGCCGCGCATGCTCTTGCTACATGCACGTTAAAACTTTTAAAAAATTTATGCGCATAAGGAATCGGTTTCAGGCGGCCGATTCAAGGCGTCGATGGATAGTTGGCGCGAGCCGCTCGAAGGGCAGCGTGCTTGCTGCGATCGCGGCCATGTCCGGGTACTGCTCGCGGACGATATCGGTCAGCACCTGGCCGGGCGGCGCTTCAACGAACACCTTCGCGCCCATTTCGATCATCACGGTCAGCGCGTCGAACCAGCGGACCGTGTAGCGCATGTTCGTGGCGAGATCGTCGCGCACGGCATCCGCCGTATACAGCGCGCGGCCGCCGCGATTGCCGATATAGCCGCTCGACGGTGCGCGAAAGGGGACACTGCGTGCGTAGTCCGTCAGTGCGTCGGCGGCTGCCGCGAGCAGTTCGCAATGCGACGGCACGCTGACGGCGAGCCGCGTCGCCTTGCGCGCGCCTGCCGCTAGCGCTCGCTCGTTGAACGCATCGAGCGCAGCGTCCAATCCGGCCACGACGATCTGACGCGGCGCGTTCACATTGCCGACGTAGACACGTGCGGCGGGCTCGCGCGCCTGCGTGTCGGCAAGCTTCTCGATTTCGTGTTCGGTCAGCCCGGCAATCGCGGACAGGCCGTAGCCGCGCGGATATGCCGTTTCCATCAGTTCGGCGCGCTTGCGCACCATCAGCAGTGAGTCCGCGAAGTCGATTGCGCCGCAGCTGACGGCGGCTGCATACGCGCCCACCGACAAACCCGCGCTCAGTTCGGGCGCCAGTCCTTCGGCGGCGAGCGCGCGCTGTATTGCGACGCCCGCGATCAGCAAGCCCGTCTGCACGGCGACGGTCGATTCGAGCGCTGTTTGCGTGTCGAGCATCAGCACGTCGACGTTCAGCATGTCGGATGCTTCGTCGAGCGTTGTCTGGATTGCGGAATGCGTGCCGAGGCGATGCAGGAAGCCTTCGGTTTGCGCGCCCTGGCCGGGGAAAATCAAAGCGAGCATTAGAGCGCCCAGGGATCGGAGACGAGCCGTGGACCGCTCGCATGCCGCGCCATTACGCGAGCTTTGCCGGACGCGTACTCGGCGAGGGCGACGCCGCCTGCGGGCGTTTCGAGTTGCGCGTCGATGCGGATGCCTTCGTGTGCCGCGTGCTCGGCGAGCTTTGCCTGGATGCGTTGCGCTTCGTCGCGCGGTAAATAATTCGGCATCCGTATCAATAGATCGAGATCGCTGGTTGCGGTGGCGGTTGGCTTGCCGGATGCAAGTTCGAAGCCGACGCTTCCTGTTGGTCCCCAGGCGAGCGAACCAAAGCACGACGTATCGCGCCGCAGCGCATCGAGCGCGACGAAAACGGGCAGTGCGGCACGATCAGCAGCAAGCACGCAAGGCGGCGACAACAACGCTTCTGGCCTGAAAACAGCCTCGATATCATCGCTACGCGCCCACGTACCATACCGCTCATTGCGCGCCGCGCCGCGCAGCCCGACGGCGACCCGTCCAGCCGACGCCCGCGCCCGCCGCACGACCGCGAACGGCGCGCGCGCGAACGCAGCGCGAACCCACGCCGGTTCGTTATCGAACGATTCGAGCCGCCGCAAGCGCACGATGTCGTGCGCTTGCCAGCGCGGATCGTCAGCAACGAGTGCATCGTCTGGCGCAAACGGCGCGGCCGCACAGACCCGCATCACGCAGCGTCCCACTGTTCGGCGAGCCGCCGCCGCACTTCGATCGACGCGGCACGCGTCTTTTTCGCCGTATCCGACTCCAGCCGCCGCGACAGCCCGCGCGTATCCGAGCGTGCGCTCTTCGCGGCTTCCGCGAGTACACCGCGCACGCTTTCGATTTGCGCCTGTGTGGGCTCATCAGCATCGACGCCTTCGATCAGCGTGTCGAGCAGCCCGAGCTTCGCGAACGACGCCATCGTGTACGACATTGGCGTG
Protein-coding regions in this window:
- a CDS encoding FUSC family protein, producing MKRQHAIKQLSSDTFGWRAGMLRAIADASTEWATTDGLIWLHLFKTVLAALLALGIAMLLELQQPRTAMTTVFVLMQPFSGMVLAKSFYRIVGTFVGMLAALLLGALFAQQPELYMLGITAWMGVCVAAAVRYRHFRWYGFVLAGYTAALIGIPTVMQPNGLFLAALTRAAEVAIGIICSAAVSALIVPRRSSLALQNALQSRHLNFTAFAVKVLDGAVERGTSERYFADLVDEVVGFEATRAFAAFEDPGMRSRSQVLARLNHEFMDVCARLHALHQLRKRLRDNPSVQAVQATAPYFHELSQLLGVHKERRFDSSDAARIAIRLKAFQATLPARMRATRRPLESDEPQCLPDFDTAGELLYRFVVEFIRYIDTYASLETNHNPARERPPVRYVSRTNAFVVACTFARTAAVVGVVSWFWIATDWPSGGMAVIGAALTCALTSSAPNPVKLALQMSVGAACATIAGYLVTCYVYPAVDGFPLLCAMLAPVLAVGTFFASRTKTAGYGVGFTVFFCLLAAPDNVVVYAPDLLINNGVAIVVSMLVTAIGAAIVFPVQMPWLIARIEGDLRSQVTLACTAPLAGLAQRFQSSTHDLMHQLRMLLPKRSRRHRNALRWMLVTLEVGHAAIDLRSEIERATYASDAHVRWKPSLDRVTRDLAQLFERPDNAHVERTQISVRAAMRVVQQVLEAVHADREKRHDQQRILSCLHFIRTALLDKGAPFDTR
- a CDS encoding acetyl-CoA hydrolase/transferase family protein → MYEDRIRCAAVRGKITSAAQAALLIDNGMRVGASGFTRAGDAKAVPVALAERARSEDKPLRITLITGASLGHGVDSLLTDAGVLARRLPFQVDNTLRKAINRGDVMFVDQHLSETVEMLRAGQLGKLDVAIIEAVAITETGGIVPTTSVGNSASFAILADKVIVEINLAQPLALEGLHDIWIPGRRPHRDPLPVVRPSDRVGTTAIEIPPEKIAAIVITDKPDSPSTALPADEDTALIAGHLIDFLQHEVAHGRMPSPLPPLQAGIGTIANAVLAGFADSPFEPFTIYSEVLQDSTFDLMDAGKVTFASGASITLTEKRQAQVFGDLARYRDRLVLRPQEVSNHPEVIRRLGLIALNTALEFDIYGNVNSTHVGGTHMMNGIGGSGDFARNASCAIFATKSIAKEGAISSVVPMVPHVDHNEHDVDIVVTEIGLADLRGLAPRERASLIIDKCVHPLYRDLLRDYYRDALRFGGQTPHVLREAFTWHARFQETGSMLPERNVTV
- a CDS encoding metallophosphoesterase is translated as MRRLSFFVRIIAIGILLHVYVGIRIIPELPVDAAVKGLCALWLVLSVLLIPVGMIARSLQRQPLGDRLAWAGLIALGLFSSLLVLTFARELLLLVVMIVHAISPEAVNPAGWEIDSAIAVPLLALLSTAIGFFNARRRARVVSIDVPIKDLPHALDGFTIVQISDIHVGPTIKRGYVDAIVDAVNRLEPDLIAVTGDVVDGSVEHLADHTRPLSRLSARHGAYLVTGNHEYYSGAHAWIAEFQRLGLHVLLNEHVVVEHDGAQAVIAGVTDFSAGHFDPAHESDPAAALEGAPGDVQIKVLLAHQPRSAEAAADAGFTLQLSGHTHGGQFFPWNFAVRLQQPFVAGLSRLDDLWVYTSRGTGYWGPPKRLGAPSEITRLRLVGGGT
- a CDS encoding malonic semialdehyde reductase; translation: MILSDDALDQLFRTARTHNGWLPRPVDDALLRQLVDLVLLGPTSANSSPARFVFVKTPEGKARLSLALSAGNLEKTMAAPVTVIVGMDMAFYDHLPKLFPHADARSWFAGNEAAIAETAFRNSTLQGGYLIMAARALGLDTGAMSGFDKAKVDAGFFADTTVRSNFLINLGYGDTSKLFPRSPRFTFDEAAQIV
- a CDS encoding alpha-ketoglutarate-dependent dioxygenase AlkB — encoded protein: MSADLFDDLPTPDVAWFPDWLAPDAAAALLARIVDEVAWQQDSMFTPAGRVPLPRLTAWQGEPDAVYVYSGIRNVPSPWTPAIAELRAAVEATCGVPFNSVLLNRYRSGADSMGWHADREPELGREPVIASVSLGATRRFDLQHNKTHVVQSYPLRGGSLLVMRGRTQAEWRHRVPKEPKVQGERVNLTFRFVTPGR
- the mdcH gene encoding malonate decarboxylase subunit epsilon, giving the protein MLALIFPGQGAQTEGFLHRLGTHSAIQTTLDEASDMLNVDVLMLDTQTALESTVAVQTGLLIAGVAIQRALAAEGLAPELSAGLSVGAYAAAVSCGAIDFADSLLMVRKRAELMETAYPRGYGLSAIAGLTEHEIEKLADTQAREPAARVYVGNVNAPRQIVVAGLDAALDAFNERALAAGARKATRLAVSVPSHCELLAAAADALTDYARSVPFRAPSSGYIGNRGGRALYTADAVRDDLATNMRYTVRWFDALTVMIEMGAKVFVEAPPGQVLTDIVREQYPDMAAIAASTLPFERLAPTIHRRLESAA
- a CDS encoding malonate decarboxylase holo-ACP synthase; this encodes MRVCAAAPFAPDDALVADDPRWQAHDIVRLRRLESFDNEPAWVRAAFARAPFAVVRRARASAGRVAVGLRGAARNERYGTWARSDDIEAVFRPEALLSPPCVLAADRAALPVFVALDALRRDTSCFGSLAWGPTGSVGFELASGKPTATATSDLDLLIRMPNYLPRDEAQRIQAKLAEHAAHEGIRIDAQLETPAGGVALAEYASGKARVMARHASGPRLVSDPWAL